AACTGAAGGCCGATATCTACAGCCAGCCCCCAGAGGATTTGGCCTCGCTGAGTCACCTGCTACGTATGCCATCGGTCAACGATGATGATCTCAATCAGGAGCTTCCTGTTCCACACACTTCGATCAATCCAACCGAACGACTAACATTACAGGATACCAGGGCTTCATCTAAAGCCGTAACCGAAAAATCGGTACCTGCACGTATTTGCAAAACCAACTCCGATACTCGGGCGACGACCTCTAGGAAGGTCGCTCGGTAAATTcactaaaataaactaaaaatgtacCTTAAATTTGGAAgagttttaagaaaatttaaaagtttaactctaaaaaaaactgtgattCTAGCAGGTGATTGGctgcaaattatattttaagaacaaaaatattacaaaactgTTTtctatgtttaatattttttattttactcgcACAATTTTagtccaacaaaaaaaaacgaggtaAGTTGTTATAAGAAAATGGCAATACATTTTCCTAAGGGACTCCTTTTCTTTCTAAAATCGTACCATTCAATAAAAGCCACGATTGTGCCACTTAAGTTTGTCAAGCCTTCGATAAGTGTCTCCAATAATTTTCGGCTAATTTAAGCCTCCTTGCAAATGCGCTACCTAAGCTTCTTAGAAACTTTCTGGGCAGATACCCTTGGCCTGGCTAATTGCCGAGATCCTGATATGATTAGACTGCTCACCTTCAGTAGCTCCATCTATTGGCACTTCGCCTTCTTCAGTTCATTGGTCTGAGGAATATTTAATTACGCCATGACCTGACTGTAATTACCACTGGGCCAGGCTGGAGATACAAAGGATGCAAGGCAAAAGTTTGCCCAATAACTTATTTCGGCATTTTGTTTCGTAATTGAAAATTCCTTTTGACAGTCCAGGCAGCCGAAGTTTTCCTTCCGGCCAATCGCCTTTATTCAGATTTAATGTTTTGGCCATTTCAATTGTTGGGCTATCTGATTTCCGGCCTTTAAGATAATTTCTGGAATGTTACACCTGCAAAATCACTTCCAATAATTAtgcaaaatgtttaatttagcCATTAAATGTCGTAGCAGTtcagttttattattattaagctTCGGTCAATTCGTTTGCAAATGAAAGGACAACACAGAACCGGATGGAGGTTGGGAAGTTGGAGGTTGAAAGTGTCATGAATATTTATAGGGGCCATGTTATCATTGAATAGATTTCAATTAGATTTATTTGCGAATACTTTGGGAGAGTGAAATGAATAAAAGCGACAAAGTTTGTCTTGTAAATAAAAGCTAAAACGATAAGGTCAAGTATTTAAAATCAGGAGTGGGAGGGCATTTAAAGACAACGTATATTGCACTTTCGATTTGTAAATAATAGTTGTTCAATTAACCCAAAGCATTTCTGAACTCCTTTCAATattgacaatttattaaatacaattacCATTAAGAAAATCCCCCTGCTTTTCCACCTTAGTGGAGCTTTCCATTTGCCGAACATTTAATTGTTGATCCTGTACTCAAGgcttttaaatgcatttaaaccGAAAAACACTTAAATTGGACAAACAACATGGATGGCTTAACCCGCTGGCAGCATCCTTAACCCCGTGAAGCCATTTAATGCGAACTTGCCATTTGGCCAGAAATGATGGCcgaagtaaaatttaaaatggctCCAATTGATGGCCGCAGCATCTTTGTCTCCGTCCGTTTCTCCCTCTCCGGACTCGAGTCCGGTTCCTCCTGGCATCTCCGTGTCCGCCTCGGTCTCCGTAACAATTGCCGTGTACATTTCATTAAGTGCATAAGCCCGTCCTGCTGTCAGCGCTCCTTTCTTGTCCTCCTTTCTGCCATTTTCCCGACTTCCCTTCCTTACCACTTCTGTCTGGTCCTTTCGTGAGGAGCGTTTTTAAGccggaaaattatttttaatgctatTTACACtcacaaatgaaaatgcaaGCGCAAATAAAGGCCGCCAGCAGTCACGAACTGGCCAACAACTTAACTGGCATAAATGCtactggccaaaaaaaaaacaatatatatattgcaaGACGAATTACGAATGAAGTAATGTAAGCGAAAAGATACCTCGGCTTTTTTAGCATTCTTCTATTGCGGTGTAACAAATTTCTTTACTAagtattcgaaattcgaattttttttcgtattggTGAATAAATCTAGTCACTTAGTCGACTGGCCTTAAGGACATATGACTGCAAcgcttaaaaaacaatttaacatttttttttggtttataatTTACACCGCGTTTCATTAAAGATATTAGGACTTCATGTTTGTTctctgatttttataatacaaataattattattaattaattatagttttttttccaaTCTCAGAACTAGACGtcgaattttatataaaatcaattttattagGGTCGACTTTCAGTGATCTCCTAGTggttacaaattatttttacccaGCTGAAATTCGATTAGGTTTAACTCTAATtatgatttaataaaaacattttttaacaatcGATTGCGGCTGAATATCTTATTAAAAAACCCCTATGTACAGACCCTGGCCTAAAATCATCCCTAGATTTCTCAGCAGTATTATTTTTCCGGAACTGTCTAACCCAAATTGgcaaagggtataaaaagaaacagaacagaaactGGACAAAGAGCGAGGCCAAGGAAAAGTGGCTGCCTTAAAGCAGCTGCACACTTTTCAGACATGGACCTCGACCTGAACGCGTGTCGCTAAAAAAGTTCGgctaaatatttgccaaagcATTTTCGCTATTTGCGATGGCATTTCGTGTGGCATGCGGCATTTCCGCTCCGCTCCCCTCTCCACAGTCCTCATTCCGTCATCTCACGTTGCAAGTGCAGCACGCAAGCATTGGGATGCGCCGGGGAAATGGGGATTGAGCTCCACTTGCTTCGCTGGGgcatcaattttcattttgataaattataaaatggcCCAGCGCTGGCACCCTGAGCACCGAACACCGAGCACATCCACGGCCGAGGGATAAATGGATTGCCTGGCGATGGCCAGTTTTAACCCATGGCAGCAGCCTTGAAAATTGAATGCCAATGGATTTCGAGGGGAGACAACAAAGCAGCTTAGATGGTTAAAGGAATGGCGAACGCGATATACTGTAAGGAGCGGTTCTGGTAGCCACTTTATTGATACATCAATCATCGTAGCTCGAAGCGGTTTAAAACCACTTTCGCTGTGGTTTATTGAATTAATGGATGGCTTGACTTTTCAAACTTTAAGCAAAATCAAGAGCGAATAAAAGGTAGCCTCTTTGCTACTCtgcttatatttattaaaattctatagtaatgtttttttattagttaggtacttgttaaaaaatatgtgctaatttattattacaatattcaATTGATCAAAGCTGacctacaaatttttaagtatatattttatcttaatttaaagaaaaattgcatgaaaaaattataaattcagtTCCCAAAACTTCAACGGGTTAAAAAACCAGTAGAAAGTGGCCAGAATGTTTCTTAGATAAAGCGTATCATCATTAGGAGCTGGATTTTCTCGGATTTTCCTCCTCTCTTTCTTCCCTTTCGCCCTTTTTCTGTCATGTAAATGTAGTGCTGCAAGTGTGGCCAGCAAGTGACATTGCTTAATTGATTGCCACTcaacttttctctttttccacCAAAATAGCTGGAAAAGCTAATAAGGATTTATGTAGTTTTaagtttgttgatttttttggtGCACCTGGTCAAACAAAAAGACCGAAAGGACATTGGGGTGGGTCAGGAGTTAGGATTGGGTGTCCCTAGCCAGAGGTCAGGGTCACGCAGGTCACCCCTTTTTTTGGCTCCgcctaaataaatatgaaaatgcaCGCGAGCCAAGAGCGAGCACGTAGCCAGGATAAGGACCAGAAAAATGTccttttattcctttttccCCTCCCTATAGTCAGCCCTCTCTGTCTTCCtatgtttgtgtttatttgtaaTCAATTAAAGGATAAGGCAATCTATTAGAAAGCCAGCTGTCCCCGTTCCTTTACGAGTGGCGTGACTTGTTTGCTTAAAATACCGCAGCTGAGGGAAGTTTAACCCTTACTTTGTCACTCCTTTTCGCTGGTTAATAATTACCCTATCGAGCACgcatgaatattttaatattttcgcaCAAATTATCCACAAATTGGAATCAATGAATATTTAAGGCATAAATAGGTGTTCAGGGGTAGAGTCAAGTAATAGGCTTAAAAAGTaagcatttttaaatgctttaaatTATATGTCTTATGATTTGAAAGTTTAAACATGCTGTACCTattttaatgggaaattaaatgCTAACTGAAATATAAAcgtttctgaaaataaaaatcaaaaattatacacTGTTTACTGCATAGCTtacaattcatttatttaaaatttaagcacTTAAACTGTAATACATTAAAAGTTGTCATACATCTAAACCATTTTCTTGGATTGCACATCTAAAACATTTCCTTGCATTCCATTTTTGCAGTCATAATTACCAGCCatccgttgttgttgtcgcagAAGTTGTACTGTAGCTTTGATTCGAATTTCCGCCCCTATAGCGATTATTACCATTACCATTATTTCCGTTTCCCCAATTATTATTGCCTTGCCAATTTCCTGGACCCATTCCATTTGGCCCACCAGGTGGTCCACCCATTCCATTCGGACCACCCATTCCATTTGGACCTCCCATTCCGTTTTGTCCACCTCTTCCGTTATAACCGCCCTGGCTTCCCATTCCATTTCCACCCATACCTCCAGGACCCATTCCACCCGGTCCCATTCCATTGCCACCCATCCCGTTTCCATATCCTCCTCTTCCACCCATTCCATTCATACCGTTTCCACCCATACCACCAGGACCCATTCCATTACCACCCATGCCGCCTTGTCCCATTCCATTGCCATTTCCTCCACGTCCGCCCATTCCATTTCCACCCATTCCACCTGGTCCCATACCATTTCCACCCATTCCGTTTCTATTACCTCCCATTCCATTTCCGCCCATTCCATTTCCGCCCATTCCATTTCCGCCCATTCCATTTCCGCCCATTCCATTTCCTCCCATTCCATTTCCCCCCATTCCATTACCTCtcattccatttccattctgTCCACCCATTCCGTTTCCGTTCTGGCCACCCATTCCATTGCCACCGTTTCCTCCATTATTCATTCCATTGCCCCTGCCCATTCCACTTCCACCCATTCCGTAACCTTGCTGATTAGCTTGACGTTTCCGACGTTCCAAAGAGACAGCTATGAACAATAAATAGATAGATTTTTAGaattataaatttcaaaaataatataattatattattaaccGAGCATATAAACAgtaggaaaattaatttaaaaataatacgaaaacaggagtaatttttttttaacaaatacgTAAGTCATTCAATAACTTCGTTATCATAGCTAGATAGGTTCTATTGGAACGATCTGCAATAATGTTTCATCTTGTCAAAGCTAAttccgttttttgttttttaaaccaaACTTTCTATATGTAGCACTAGAcgatttaacttttaaaacgGTGTAAAATACGAACCCGAAGTCGTGGAGAAGGGTTCCTTTTTTTCACATGTAGGATACTGCCCACATTGGGCGCCATCAAGTTGATTTGAGCTTGTACAGGGCTCTCTGGCCATAATGCACCGCTGTCCCGGAGCACATGAAATATCCCGACAGTCACGTCCGTactctatttaaatttgtatttgataaataattgttcaaaataattgataaatattttttaacaaattacttACTGGTGTATCCCTTAACATTGACGAcgattgttattattaaaaatatccaAACCAACTTtcccatttaaaatattttatataacgtTGCTACTAAACTGACACTTCTCTTTGGACTCAGCTTTCAAAACACCctcatttttatacatttctgACCAACATGCATGAAAAGGTCTAGTAATTGTTtctgtcaaaataaatttactaaaTGAAAACATTAGCACGgtctaattaaatattactgATTGATTGGCAGAAGTTGTGAGATAGTCACGGGTTATTTGTCGAATTTATAGGAATATGTTACGTATTTCATTTAACATTTGGCATTGAACTTTACCATGGCTAAAGTACAAATGAAGCAGTTACACTAAAACACTTTTGGACATGAGAACTAGCTTTATAGATTATactaaatattcataaaataataactatgctatttataaattaagcaatttatatttaagtgctttgcaaaaatgttaaaaaaggaatattaaactgagaaattaaaagaaattagtATTTTAAATGTGCAACACGTTTtactattacattttaaaaatattttactaattaTACATATTACGCATAAGTAAAGCGAGTGTAATtatggttatttttatacacacTTGATATGCTTTCCCACATTGTCAACTGCCTACTTAGCGCAAATGAGATTTTCTTGGCCTCCGTCCCCACGATTTACGAGCATAACAAATGaaacaaagtttttctctGTCCTCCGACACTTGGATATCTTCCATGGAAGTCGGAAAAGTTTAGACCAAGGAACAGAGAGAAAATGGGATAGTGGGAATATGTAGCTGCGTCTTTATGCGCATATGTAAACATTTCCTGGCTACAAGAAGTGCAAAAATCCCATGGCTAAACTACTTTGGCTTAACACGGCCTCAACTTTTTGCCCAGTTGAAAAAGTTTGCAGCCCCAAGAATGTATACATCATCCTAGTATATATGCGTTCCACAATGGTGTTATAATTCACAACTGGAACTGGGCGTAAAAACTTTCACTTGACggaattctaaaattaaattaccaaAGTCAAGTACCAACAATGctgcaaaatttttttgtagcttTAGGATAAACTTGTATTAACCTACAatgattttctgtttttcatattttttggggtCTAAGCTCGAGTTCTTGTATATTTTcgtaatgaaataaattacggCTAAAATTTCAAcgtaaaaagataaaaattggaCTAACCGTTATATCTAACTAAATAAACCTTTCTAAAACTACCAATTAACTCCTGCTACTTTCTAAAACTAAGTTCGGTTTAAAAGTTGTCTTGTAAGccgaataatattatttttttgctttcagtaataaaaattggttaaCTGCTCCTGACTATTGTTTTTGCCACTATGtgaacatacaaaaaaatataacccTTTGATAGCCGATACAATATGGAAAAAAGTAGCTACGGAAAAGTGTTTGTCCAACAATgtaaaaggaaaaaacaaacaaatacaaatacgaaAATACTTTCATTATTCTACAATATTTGATTTTCCCTTCAGCACAAACcattgactgactgactggacCTGGTCATTCATagattcgatttgtttttcattttacccatattttttttacactttttattgttcaactttctgcttttagtAAAGGAATTTCGCAAACCAAAATTCCAGGCAGGCTGGTCATAGTTTGTTTGCACAGCTCTCTTCTGAAAACgagttaaacaaaaaaaattaaaagcataCACGATATAGAGACGAACCTGACAATTTATACGAAATGGCCATTatttaaggtattttttcGTTCAAGTCCTCGCCATTAAATTTATGCGCGAtagctaaaataaatataaacacgaaattatttgcTTTTGGCTGCCAAAAGGTTAttggcataaatattttcattgattttatggcgttaaaatttcaattttaccTGACAAATGGCTTCATCTACGCTTTTGTTtctccatttatttttttggccagGTAAAAGCTTAAAGTGAGATTTTGGGGAGTGACTTTAAAAGTACTTGTTAAAGTTGTGTTGAGGACAAGTATGATCTTTAAATTGGAGAACAGTTTTATCCGTGTGTTTCTTATCCCCCAAAAAGTAATAACTTTCCCGGAGAAGAAGCTAAAATGTGATTTCATTTTCGTGCACTTTTAGCGCCAAtttaaaagcgaaaaaaatacaagccAGTAAAACCGAAACCCAAAGCAGCCGCACAAAATCGGCGCCTGACCACACCCCCTTTTGCCCACAAACGGGGCGGACTCATCCTTTCTGTCCGGCGGAGACTTAACAGCTCGACAGCTGTCCGTCTGCGAGTGTGCATTCGTGCTAGTGTGAAGACCTGCACTGAAAAAATAGCATTTATTTGAGTAACCTaattagaaaacatttttaaacaattttattttcttaatcaacaaaatttataaaattaaaactctGTTCTTAACACgtctaaactaatttttttcaacccAAACTTAATTATTCgttacttttattttctaagtttatttttttactaacaGTAAGTACTTGAATTTGTAGACTCATTACAAACATGtagttattttgaattttattaattaagccAGTAATATCATCTTGGAACTTTTATAAGTATTTATATAAACTTAAGAATAAACTTATTACAAATTCAtaccataaatttaatttaatttaattgcatattttataatttgataAAAACCAACCCATTTAATAAGGCTATTATGGCTAGAAAAGTATTTGCCTACTCtacgaatatttattttaataaaataattagttatACCTAGTGTAAAGAGTGTTAGCACTATACATGATTTGTCTAATAAATGATgttcaaaatattgaaactCGTATTTTTCTAGTGTTTCCTTCTCAAGcgttgagtgtgtgtgcgtgcatcGTTTAGATTTAGTGCCGCTTGTTACGCTTTGATGTCATGTCATTTATAAgcgacgcagcagcagcagcttcgGGCTGACCCCATCCCCGCCACACCCCTGCCATTTAGCCGCTCCTCTCGGCAGCCACTGCCAATCCAACCCCCATAAAACCACCCATCGCTGCGTGCAACAAAATGCAAACTGACAGTTTAGCATGGGAACAAGTTTTGGGGCAAAAGGAAACTTAACATGACAGACCACGACAATGACGTTGGCGGAAAACTTAAAGCGAGCTTAAAGCCGTGGGCAAAGGTCACGCGTCCACCGCCTCCTCTTTCCCGCCCCTTGCCACCGCCACCCCTCGCACAAATTGCCGGACCAGCTGAGTAATTTACGCACAATAATCCGCATCGCTGAACTCTTCTTCCTTCGCTGGCCAGATGATTGATGTATGGACGTGTTAATTAGGTCCACTCGTGCCGCATTTACACTCCGCTCTGCGCCAAATAAGAAAAAGTCAGAGATTAAAGACTCAGATCGCCGGCGAATAAAAAGGCAATAAAAATCTAAGCAAACGAGTGGGCAAACTTTGTTCGACGAATTGATTGATTTCTCGACACAAGCACATTAATCAGGCCAGCCAGAAATGCTGATTTGATTCGAAGCGCAGGCACGGCGAAAAAGTTTTTGCCCAAAAGCTCTGGATTACCAGTTAACCAGTTTTGCACAACCCATTAGGAACACGGTACCTTATTTTTGACACGAAAAATTTGTGTCAGTCTCGAGGGaataattgtaattattaattaactaaataacttttatagttttaaaataattaataatagtCTTCAACTAGAAATATAAGCTGtttcaatttctttttaatagaGCGATataattttggtatatttaaTGTAAGCCAagcaaaaagttattttaaaagataagaCATgcgattttatttcttttattcgtaatcaatttaaaaatacctaaattAAAGTTTGTCAATGTTTATATTGGATATACTGGATATTTAATGGATATCTTCTAGTCTAGAAGTGGTCAATAAAAGCACACCTTTTTGCTCCGCCCTTAGGCTGAATTCtgacaaattcaatttatttcaagtTCTCAGatcaacacaaaaaaacggcaaaagcgcaaaaaatgctGGCAAAAGAGAAGCGGCAAAGGCGGGAGCTGAAAAAGTGCAAGCTGTTCACTAAATCAAAAACAGATTTCGGTAACAAATTCGTTATGCACGTGACATGTCCAAACAATGCATGTGCCTCCTCCTGCGCCTGTGTTTGTGTATCTCcccgtgtg
The genomic region above belongs to Drosophila takahashii strain IR98-3 E-12201 chromosome 2L, DtakHiC1v2, whole genome shotgun sequence and contains:
- the LOC108062680 gene encoding uncharacterized protein, whose product is MGKLVWIFLIITIVVNVKGYTKYGRDCRDISCAPGQRCIMAREPCTSSNQLDGAQCGQYPTCEKKEPFSTTSAVSLERRKRQANQQGYGMGGSGMGRGNGMNNGGNGGNGMGGQNGNGMGGQNGNGMRGNGMGGNGMGGNGMGGNGMGGNGMGGNGMGGNGMGGNRNGMGGNGMGPGGMGGNGMGGRGGNGNGMGQGGMGGNGMGPGGMGGNGMNGMGGRGGYGNGMGGNGMGPGGMGPGGMGGNGMGSQGGYNGRGGQNGMGGPNGMGGPNGMGGPPGGPNGMGPGNWQGNNNWGNGNNGNGNNRYRGGNSNQSYSTTSATTTTDGW